The genomic window GCGCGGTCTATCAGAGCGCCGACATACTCACCGAAGGACATGTTGTACCGCTGCGTCGCCTTCCAGGCGGCGTGATGCTGGTCTGGGAGCACAAGGCAGTTCAGTGGCGCCTTCTTACCGATTAGCTTCGGTGGACGGTATCCCTCGATGTCATCGCCTCACTTCGGTTTCAGAGAACTTGTAGATGTACAGGTCCTGGTGCGGTAGCAACTATTGCTCCTTCGAAAGACCACGCAAGCCACAGACTACATACATGCTTCGCACATGCACAACTCATTGCCTATACCCTCCGGAAGTCATCGGGTAACATTTGGTGTCAGCTGCCCGCCTGCTTTGTGTGGCGGTCTACACACGTGGCTGAGCTTGGCTAAGGAGCTATATAGATGGCAAATGGGGGCCGCAGCGTGTTTCTCACGCAGCAACAGAAGAAAGAGCGGCTAGCGGATCGCATGGGCATCCTGGTGGATATCTGGGAGTCCGATAACAACACCGCGCTCACGTACCCTCATGTCGAAGAAGCACTTTCGGCCCACGGAATCCACCTGTCACGGACACGGTGGTCCTACTTGATCAATGGCACCGGCAGCCTGGTGACAGATCAAGAACTGCTAAAGGGCATAGCAGAGTACGTTTTTGCCGTACCAGCCAGTTATCTGTGTGATCTCAACAGTGAGACTCCCCCTGAAGTAGAAGCGCGCATGGAGTTCCTTGTACAGATGCGCAAGCTCAAGGTGAAGAACTTTGCGGCGAGAAACCTGGGGGCCACCTCGCCCGAAATGCTACGGACGATTACCAGGATCATCGATGCGTCGATGAACGGCGAAGAGGAAGACTGAATGGGCCTCCCACCGGTGGCAGAAAAGGTCCGGGAGTTATGCGGAGACGGCACGACGTCAATGGCGGAAGTCCTCGAACGTCTGGCCGTCATCTGCGAAAAGCCGATCAAGCTGATAGAGCAGGAGGGGTCTTGGGGAACTCTGACAGCCTTCAAATTGGACTTTGAAGATCACTTCAAGATCTATGTCCCGCCGCAAAACTCGACGCAGTACAAGCTTCACTGCATCTATCACGAGCTCGGACACATATATCTGGAGAGCTTCCAAGGCCACTTGGTTCTGCCCGATTTCTCTGAAGAGATGCTGAAGGAGGCTGCCGGCGCGAAAAGCATGAGCTGCTGTTCTGTTCTGAATCATCCCGTAGAACGCTGGGTGGAGGATTTTGCATTCGAGATGTCAAAGAAGACCCGTGCGCGCAGCTCCTCCGAGACTGATCCTTTCCTCTGATAGACCATGAAACAGTTGCTCTTTGCGCTGCTGAGTGCCCTATGCCTCCTTCGGATCCCCTCGGTAGTCAAGGTGGCCGAAGCCCGGGCATCGTGGGTGGCATCGATGTTCGGCTTGGCGGCGCTCTATGTCCTGGGAACGGTTACGCCGCTGGCGTCCATCGACAGCTACCTCGGTGGCGTCAACGTCACGAACCTTCTTCAAGCCATCTTCGCGCTGTTGGCGATCTTCTTCTTCAACGACAGTGTGCGGCGGTTAGCAAACGTACCAGTCAGGTGGACTTACTATGCTCCGTTGCTGAGCATTCCCATCATGATTGTCAGCTTCGCCCTCATTGAGGACAAAGGTCCAACCTCTGCGGACTTCATTGATTACCGCATGGACCAACTCGCGACTGCCACGTACAGCGGCACGTACATGTTCGCCTTGCTATTCACGGTGCTTAGGATCATCTACATGCTTCGTCACAAGGCCAGGGGCCTGTACGCAACATTCTCAGCGGGCTTGGTCGTGGTTGCGGCGGCCGTCTCGTGCCACATTGCATATGTACTGCTGTTCCACTTCACGCCCTGGGATACCTTCGCAGAGGCGATCGGAGCCTGGTTTGACCGTCTTTTTTATGCCGGCCTCTCGGTGACGGCCGCGGGGTGGCTAATTCTTTTCCTGTCCAAGCAGCTGCCGAGGTTGCGGCTCTGGATGATCGATGCGCTTTGGCTTACTGCGCTGAGGATCCGGGTAAATACAGATAAGTCTCCGGTTAGTCCCGCATGGGACCTGTTCAACGAAACGCTGGAAAATGGGGTCTACAAAAGCCTCATTGTTCTGCACAACTACCAGCGGGGGAACATGTGCCCGTTCCCGGAGTCTGTTCAGGGCAGGATCAGCCAGATCGAGGCCAAACTGGACGCACGGGTCTAGCCTTCGGTCAGGATCGTTTTGTTGATCCAACTCGTGAGTTCGTTGGTGAAGGTGTGAGGTGACACATTCCACTCCTGGGTGTGGTGCGCCTCAGGTAAGGGAATCAGGGTGACGGTGTCGGGGTTCGCGCGTTGGAACGCCGCCGAAATTTCCCAGGGAACCTCCTGATCCGCGCTCGAGTGCAGGACCAGGGTAGGGATTGACACCCGGTTAGGTATGTCGACCCATTCAAGGGCATCGAAGTTGATCGGTTCTTCCAGCCCGAGCATCTTCGCGAATGGGGGAGCCTGCAGCAAGGACATGACAAGGCCGGCACCTACCGCAGGCACGCCGGCGGCCTCCGCTCCTGCCGTGATGGTCTTACGCCAGCTCGTGACCGGTCCTACCAGGACGATCCCGGCGATCCGGTCACGGTAGGCGCTGCGCTCCGCTGTGAGCAGGGCGATCGTCCCACCCATTGACCAGCCCGAGAGGATGATTCGCTGCGCTCCGTGAGCCACGGCGTAGGCCACAGCGCTTTCCACGTCTCGCCATTCTGTTTGACCAAGGTGGCTCGATTCGGCCTGTGGTGGGCTGACCTCCAGGTCGCTGCGGAATGAGGGCACCAAGGAGGTGAATCCCAAGGGGCTGAAAGCGTGGACGTCCCGGAACATGATCGAGCGGTCGGTCCAGCTGCCATGGATGTGGATCACCCATGTGTCCGCGTTCTTGCCTTCGAATAGCCATGCCGGCGCCGCACCGTAGGCGGTGGGGATGTGTACCTCTTCAAACCGCCCGGCCACGGCGGAGGGTTCGAAGAACACGTCGGGCGTCCAGTCGACTACGGGTCCCAAAGTCGCCGGCCCGGACCCCGTCGGATGAATTCGACGCTCCACGAACTTTTGATCCTCGTCGATCAGGGTGACCTCGCCGACCCTGGTGTAGCGCTCGGCCGCAGGGTCGAACAAGGCGAAGTCGCCGTGGGCTTTGGTGTAGTCATCCAAGTCGATGCGGACTCTGCGGCCATCATCTGTCAGCTCGGCGCGACGGTAATCCTTTGGGCCCCGTCTGACGATCTTGCGGGCCATGACAACCGCGAATCCCGATAGTGCGGCCGCCGGTACAAGGAACGCCAGGCAGGCCAGGCCGCGCCATGTCGTCAGCATTAGGTCTCACCCTCCAGTGCCGAGCCAGGAAGAGGAACGGAGCCCAATCATCGTAACGTTCCCTTAGTTCCTAATCTATGAACATGCGCACTACAAGCGTTGCACATGTTCACTACAGGCATGTATCGTTGCGGTTGAGCCAGTCGACAGCTGGGGCTCGAAGGGGGATTCACATGCAGCGGAAGTCACTTGGCCTCGTGGCGCTGCTCGTGGTCCCTGGCCTCTTGTTCGGGCTGGTTTTCTCCATACTCTTGCTCCTTGCCCCGGCCAAGCCCGCCGCTGCCGACTGCGGCCCGACCGTCTCAGTGACTATCAACGGCGACACCAAAGTCGATGGCTATTCCCAGGAGCAGTTGAAGAATGCTGCGGCAATCCTAGGCGCCGGCAAGGCGCTGAATCTGCCCGTAAAGGGCCAGATGATCAGCATCATGGTTGCCCTGGGGGAGTCGGAGCTGCGTGTCTTGGACTACGGCGATGATGCCGGCCCCGATTCCCGGGGGCTGTTCCAGCAGCGCGGCAACGGCGCGTGGGGCTCGTACTCGGACCGGATGGACCCGACCATCAGCGCCACGAACTTCATCAAGGCCCTGCAGAAGGTGGACGGCTGGGAGCTGCTGGAGCCGACCATCGCCGGCAACAAGGTCCAGCGCAACGCCGACCCGTACCACTACCAGAAGTACTGGCCCGAGGCCGTCAAGCTCGTCCAGGCACTTTCGAACGGGAAGTTCTCGCTGGAAGGCACTGGCTGCATCATCCCGGGGAAGTCCGGCGCCGGGGATGACTACCCGTGGAAAGACTCGCCGACCTGGATGCAGGTCGGAGTCAACGACGTCAGCACTTCACCGCTTAACTTCTACTACCGGGAGTGCGTGGACTTCGCCCTCTGGCGGGTGAACCAGCAGATGGGATCCACCAGCGCCCCGTTCAAGTTCCTCAACGGCACCTTCCGCCCGGACGGGCAGCGTCTCGGTTCAGCCCTTACCTGGAAAGCCGGCTGGGACGCCAAGGGCTGGGCCACCGGCAACACGCCCCGAGTCGGTGCAGTCGTATGGTACGCGCCCGGTGCCGGGGGAGCGGACCCGACCTATGGACACGTCGCCGTGGTCAAGGAAGTCAAAGACAACGGGACCTACGTCGAAGAGGGCTACAACGGCAACCCGCCACCGGATGACCACAACTACTACACCCGGACTGTCAGCAACACCGTCCCCTCAGCCTTCCTGTACCTGCCCACCCAAGAGGAGAAAAAGTGAAAAAGCCCCTTGCCCTCATCGCAGTAGCCCTGCTCTGCGCCGCGTGCGCACCGGCAGCGAACACCACGCCGGCACCGACTGAACCCAGGACCGCAACGCCTTCCGCGCCGGTTTCGCTGAGCGCCAGCAGCGGTCCACAGGCTCCCGGAGGCACGGTCCCGGTCAAGATCGGTATCACCTGGGACGAGGCCAGCAAGGACGCGGCCGTGGACGTCGCCCAAAAGGCAATGGCGAACTTTGCCCGCCCTGGTGTGGAAGAAAAGCAGTGGGCCAACGATCTTGCCCGTTGGCTGACGCCACAGGCCACTGCTGATTACTCGGCTGTGGCTCCGGCCAACATCCCCGCAGATCGCGTTACCGGCCCCGCCGCGCTGAGCGTCGATGAAGCCAACGGCTACGGGGTCATGGCGGCGGTTCCGACCAACGCCGGGACCTATACGGTGCAGCTGCTCCGGACGGGCAAGGAAGCCCCGTGGAAGGTCAACCGCTTCACCCCTCCCTCGTCCTAAGCGCCGCAACTACCCAACTCACACACGTAAGGAAGAAGCCAATGAGCACCACATCAAGCGAGGTCCTGGCCTTTCCAA from Arthrobacter globiformis includes these protein-coding regions:
- a CDS encoding alpha/beta hydrolase family protein; this encodes MARKIVRRGPKDYRRAELTDDGRRVRIDLDDYTKAHGDFALFDPAAERYTRVGEVTLIDEDQKFVERRIHPTGSGPATLGPVVDWTPDVFFEPSAVAGRFEEVHIPTAYGAAPAWLFEGKNADTWVIHIHGSWTDRSIMFRDVHAFSPLGFTSLVPSFRSDLEVSPPQAESSHLGQTEWRDVESAVAYAVAHGAQRIILSGWSMGGTIALLTAERSAYRDRIAGIVLVGPVTSWRKTITAGAEAAGVPAVGAGLVMSLLQAPPFAKMLGLEEPINFDALEWVDIPNRVSIPTLVLHSSADQEVPWEISAAFQRANPDTVTLIPLPEAHHTQEWNVSPHTFTNELTSWINKTILTEG
- a CDS encoding CHAP domain-containing protein; translation: MQRKSLGLVALLVVPGLLFGLVFSILLLLAPAKPAAADCGPTVSVTINGDTKVDGYSQEQLKNAAAILGAGKALNLPVKGQMISIMVALGESELRVLDYGDDAGPDSRGLFQQRGNGAWGSYSDRMDPTISATNFIKALQKVDGWELLEPTIAGNKVQRNADPYHYQKYWPEAVKLVQALSNGKFSLEGTGCIIPGKSGAGDDYPWKDSPTWMQVGVNDVSTSPLNFYYRECVDFALWRVNQQMGSTSAPFKFLNGTFRPDGQRLGSALTWKAGWDAKGWATGNTPRVGAVVWYAPGAGGADPTYGHVAVVKEVKDNGTYVEEGYNGNPPPDDHNYYTRTVSNTVPSAFLYLPTQEEKK